The genomic DNA GTTTTTTTAGCCGGTAATACAATAAAACCCTCCCCATTGGTTATAAGCCCTAACGGAAAGTTGAGCCGGAGCGTAAGCGATCGGCTCCAATATCGGGTTGGGCAATATTTCATGCTTTCCATATACGCTGCCACGTTCCGTCTCCATCGCCTTTCACTGAGTTATTTACTTATTTAACGTCCCCTTCACCCCTTGGCCGTTGAAACATTTTTTCCCGCTCGCGGATTTCCGGTGCACCGATAAAATCAAAGTATTCGCCAAAAGTGAGCATTTGATCCCGCACACTTTCACTTGTTCCGGTGTTCTTGAGGCATTTGGCCCACTTTTGCAGCGCCTTCACAGCAACATAGAGGGAAGCGCAAGGATATGCAACCACACGGAAACCAATTTCCTCCAATTCACTGGCGGTTAAAAAAGGTGATTCGCCTCCTTCTATCATGTTTGCCATGACAGGGACGCCAACTTCTTTCATGGCCTTATTGACTATTATCATATCTTCTTTCGTTTTGAGCGCTTCGATGAAGACCATGTCTGCGCCTTCAGAGGCGTACATACGGGCACGATTTACTGCATCACGAACGCCATACACGGCGGCTGAGTCTGTTCGCGCCATTATTACAAAATCAGGATCTTTGCGCGCCCACAATGCCGCTCGCAGCTTGGGAAGATATTCCTCGGTTGATACCACGCTTTTTCCTGCCATGTGACCGCATCGCTTAGGATAAGTCTGGTCTTCAATAAAAAGACCGGCGGCGCCTGCCTGCTCGCAATCCCGCACAGCTCTGATGGTATTATTCACATCTCCAAAGCCGGTGTCGATGTCGACAAAAACAGGAATATCCACCGCGTTGCAGATGTTCCGATAATTGTCTATCATTTCAGTCGCTGTGGCCAATCCAATGTCGGGGAAGCCTAAAACACTACCCGCTGTGCCGTAACCGGCCGCACTAATAGCTTTAAATCCCGCCTGTTCTAAAACCTTGGCCGATAGTGCATCGTGGCAGCAAGGTAACTGCAAAATTTCAGGTGCGTAAATTAACTGACGAAATAGAGTAGTTTTGTTCATTGTCTACCTTCCTTTTTCTTCCAATTCTCTCACAGCCCCGCTTGAATGTCGAGGAGAAATACAGGGCAATATCATTTATTCGTTTCTGGTAACGTTTCGTTTACGGGTGAAGCCATCATGCATCATCACGGCCAGTGGCGGACCTGCCATTTTGTCCATAACAACCTGAATGTAAGCACCAGCATCGTACATTTCGGCCTTTTTCATTGCCTCTTCAAGCTCGGCATTGGTAGTTACCTTTGCAGTAAACCAGTTTGTG from Pseudomonadota bacterium includes the following:
- a CDS encoding oxaloacetate decarboxylase, with the protein product MNKTTLFRQLIYAPEILQLPCCHDALSAKVLEQAGFKAISAAGYGTAGSVLGFPDIGLATATEMIDNYRNICNAVDIPVFVDIDTGFGDVNNTIRAVRDCEQAGAAGLFIEDQTYPKRCGHMAGKSVVSTEEYLPKLRAALWARKDPDFVIMARTDSAAVYGVRDAVNRARMYASEGADMVFIEALKTKEDMIIVNKAMKEVGVPVMANMIEGGESPFLTASELEEIGFRVVAYPCASLYVAVKALQKWAKCLKNTGTSESVRDQMLTFGEYFDFIGAPEIREREKMFQRPRGEGDVK